In the genome of Phacochoerus africanus isolate WHEZ1 chromosome 10, ROS_Pafr_v1, whole genome shotgun sequence, one region contains:
- the TRMT10A gene encoding tRNA methyltransferase 10 homolog A isoform X1, which yields MAAKSEHQIVSSEMLPAFSETANVERKQDLSEDQREHQKAGLGEGVEPISKRQMKKLMKQKQWEEQRELRKQKRKEKRKRKQLERQCQLESNSDGSDRKRIRRDVVHSTLRLIIDCSFDSLMVLKDIKKLHKQIQRCYAENRRALHPVQFYLTSHGGQLKKNMDENDKGWVNWKDIHIKPEHYSEFIKKEDLIYLTSDSPNVLKELDESKAYVIGGLVDHNHHKGLTYKQASDYGIDHAQLPLGNFVKMNSRKVLAVNHVFEIILEYLETRDWQEAFFTILPQRKGAVPTDKACESSSHDKEFATAEGGLNSDSSEEENSRNEQNSPHEEKQDKENSSESTVNSVPQVSCSHSPPLQDTVQDQQQDEVNNETKPQDGRTLGL from the exons ATGGCTGCCAAAAGT gAGCATCAAATAGTGTCATCTGAAATGTTGCCAGCATTTAGTGAGACTGCTAATGTTGAAAGAAAGCAAGATTTAAGTGAAGACCAAAGGGAGCACCAGAAGGCAGGATTAGGTGAAGGCGTCGAACCAATATCCAAAcggcaaatgaagaaactaatgaaacagaaacaatggGAAGAACAAAGAGAACTCCGCAA ACAAAAGCGGAAGGAAAAACGCAAGAGGAAGCAATTAGAGCGACAGTGTCAGCTGGAATCAAACTCAGATGGAAGTGACAGAAAACGTATTCGAAGAGATGTTGTTCACAGCACACTCCGCCTTATCATTGACTGCAGTTTTGACAGCTTGATGGTGTTAAAG GACATTAAAAAACTTCATAAGCAGATTCAACGGTGTTATGCAGAAAATCGACGAGCACTGCATCCTGTGCAG TTTTACTTGACAAGCCATGGAGGCCAGTTGAAAAAGAACATGGATGAAAATGACAAAGGATGGGTCAACTGGAAG GATATCCATATCAAACCAGAGCACTATAGTGAATTCATTAAGAAAGAAGACCTGATTTATCTGACATCAGATTCACCTAATGTACTAAAGGAATTAGATGAATCAAAGGCCTATGTGATTGGAGGATTAGTAGATCACAACCATCACAAg GGACTTACATATAAACAAGCATCAGATTATGGAATTGATCATGCACAGCTTCCCCTTGGAAATTTTGTGAAGATGAACAGTAGAAAAGTTTTGGCAGTTAATCATG TGTTTGAGATTATTCTGGAATACCTGGAAACAAGAGACTGGCAAGAAGCATTTTTCACTATCTTACCCCAAAGGAAGGGAGCTGTTCCCACAGACAAAGCCTGTGAAAGTTCCTCACATGACAAGGAATTCGCCACAGCTGAAGGTGGATTGAACAGTGATTCCAGTGAGGAGGAAAATAGCAGAAATGAGCAAAATTCACCACATGAAGAAAAGCAGGATAAAGAAAACAGCTCTGAGTCTACGGTGAACTCTGTACCAca
- the TRMT10A gene encoding tRNA methyltransferase 10 homolog A isoform X3 produces the protein MAAKSEHQIVSSEMLPAFSETANVERKQDLSEDQREHQKAGLGEGVEPISKRQMKKLMKQKQWEEQRELRKQKRKEKRKRKQLERQCQLESNSDGSDRKRIRRDVVHSTLRLIIDCSFDSLMVLKDIKKLHKQIQRCYAENRRALHPVQFYLTSHGGQLKKNMDENDKGWVNWKDIHIKPEHYSEFIKKEDLIYLTSDSPNVLKELDESKAYVIGGLVDHNHHKGLTYKQASDYGIDHAQLPLGNFVKMNSRKVLAVNHVFEIILEYLETRDWQEAFFTILPQRKGAVPTDKACESSSHDKEFATAEGGLNSDSSEEENSRNEQNSPHEEKQDKENSSESTVNSVPHRMKLTMKPSHKMEGPWASESARKVKSSAD, from the exons ATGGCTGCCAAAAGT gAGCATCAAATAGTGTCATCTGAAATGTTGCCAGCATTTAGTGAGACTGCTAATGTTGAAAGAAAGCAAGATTTAAGTGAAGACCAAAGGGAGCACCAGAAGGCAGGATTAGGTGAAGGCGTCGAACCAATATCCAAAcggcaaatgaagaaactaatgaaacagaaacaatggGAAGAACAAAGAGAACTCCGCAA ACAAAAGCGGAAGGAAAAACGCAAGAGGAAGCAATTAGAGCGACAGTGTCAGCTGGAATCAAACTCAGATGGAAGTGACAGAAAACGTATTCGAAGAGATGTTGTTCACAGCACACTCCGCCTTATCATTGACTGCAGTTTTGACAGCTTGATGGTGTTAAAG GACATTAAAAAACTTCATAAGCAGATTCAACGGTGTTATGCAGAAAATCGACGAGCACTGCATCCTGTGCAG TTTTACTTGACAAGCCATGGAGGCCAGTTGAAAAAGAACATGGATGAAAATGACAAAGGATGGGTCAACTGGAAG GATATCCATATCAAACCAGAGCACTATAGTGAATTCATTAAGAAAGAAGACCTGATTTATCTGACATCAGATTCACCTAATGTACTAAAGGAATTAGATGAATCAAAGGCCTATGTGATTGGAGGATTAGTAGATCACAACCATCACAAg GGACTTACATATAAACAAGCATCAGATTATGGAATTGATCATGCACAGCTTCCCCTTGGAAATTTTGTGAAGATGAACAGTAGAAAAGTTTTGGCAGTTAATCATG TGTTTGAGATTATTCTGGAATACCTGGAAACAAGAGACTGGCAAGAAGCATTTTTCACTATCTTACCCCAAAGGAAGGGAGCTGTTCCCACAGACAAAGCCTGTGAAAGTTCCTCACATGACAAGGAATTCGCCACAGCTGAAGGTGGATTGAACAGTGATTCCAGTGAGGAGGAAAATAGCAGAAATGAGCAAAATTCACCACATGAAGAAAAGCAGGATAAAGAAAACAGCTCTGAGTCTACGGTGAACTCTGTACCAca
- the TRMT10A gene encoding tRNA methyltransferase 10 homolog A isoform X2, which yields MAAKSEHQIVSSEMLPAFSETANVERKQDLSEDQREHQKAGLGEGVEPISKRQMKKLMKQKQWEEQRELRKQKRKEKRKRKQLERQCQLESNSDGSDRKRIRRDVVHSTLRLIIDCSFDSLMVLKDIKKLHKQIQRCYAENRRALHPVQFYLTSHGGQLKKNMDENDKGWVNWKDIHIKPEHYSEFIKKEDLIYLTSDSPNVLKELDESKAYVIGGLVDHNHHKGLTYKQASDYGIDHAQLPLGNFVKMNSRKVLAVNHVFEIILEYLETRDWQEAFFTILPQRKGAVPTDKACESSSHDKEFATAEGGLNSDSSEEENSRNEQNSPHEEKQDKENSSESTVNSVPQVSCSHSPPLQDTVQDQQDEVNNETKPQDGRTLGL from the exons ATGGCTGCCAAAAGT gAGCATCAAATAGTGTCATCTGAAATGTTGCCAGCATTTAGTGAGACTGCTAATGTTGAAAGAAAGCAAGATTTAAGTGAAGACCAAAGGGAGCACCAGAAGGCAGGATTAGGTGAAGGCGTCGAACCAATATCCAAAcggcaaatgaagaaactaatgaaacagaaacaatggGAAGAACAAAGAGAACTCCGCAA ACAAAAGCGGAAGGAAAAACGCAAGAGGAAGCAATTAGAGCGACAGTGTCAGCTGGAATCAAACTCAGATGGAAGTGACAGAAAACGTATTCGAAGAGATGTTGTTCACAGCACACTCCGCCTTATCATTGACTGCAGTTTTGACAGCTTGATGGTGTTAAAG GACATTAAAAAACTTCATAAGCAGATTCAACGGTGTTATGCAGAAAATCGACGAGCACTGCATCCTGTGCAG TTTTACTTGACAAGCCATGGAGGCCAGTTGAAAAAGAACATGGATGAAAATGACAAAGGATGGGTCAACTGGAAG GATATCCATATCAAACCAGAGCACTATAGTGAATTCATTAAGAAAGAAGACCTGATTTATCTGACATCAGATTCACCTAATGTACTAAAGGAATTAGATGAATCAAAGGCCTATGTGATTGGAGGATTAGTAGATCACAACCATCACAAg GGACTTACATATAAACAAGCATCAGATTATGGAATTGATCATGCACAGCTTCCCCTTGGAAATTTTGTGAAGATGAACAGTAGAAAAGTTTTGGCAGTTAATCATG TGTTTGAGATTATTCTGGAATACCTGGAAACAAGAGACTGGCAAGAAGCATTTTTCACTATCTTACCCCAAAGGAAGGGAGCTGTTCCCACAGACAAAGCCTGTGAAAGTTCCTCACATGACAAGGAATTCGCCACAGCTGAAGGTGGATTGAACAGTGATTCCAGTGAGGAGGAAAATAGCAGAAATGAGCAAAATTCACCACATGAAGAAAAGCAGGATAAAGAAAACAGCTCTGAGTCTACGGTGAACTCTGTACCAca
- the TRMT10A gene encoding tRNA methyltransferase 10 homolog A isoform X4, giving the protein MAAKSEHQIVSSEMLPAFSETANVERKQDLSEDQREHQKAGLGEGVEPISKRQMKKLMKQKQWEEQRELRKQKRKEKRKRKQLERQCQLESNSDGSDRKRIRRDVVHSTLRLIIDCSFDSLMVLKDIKKLHKQIQRCYAENRRALHPVQFYLTSHGGQLKKNMDENDKGWVNWKDIHIKPEHYSEFIKKEDLIYLTSDSPNVLKELDESKAYVIGGLVDHNHHKGLTYKQASDYGIDHAQLPLGNFVKMNSRKVLAVNHVFEIILEYLETRDWQEAFFTILPQRKGAVPTDKACESSSHDKEFATAEGGLNSDSSEEENSRNEQNSPHEEKQDKENSSESTVNSVPQMKLTMKPSHKMEGPWASESARKVKSSAD; this is encoded by the exons ATGGCTGCCAAAAGT gAGCATCAAATAGTGTCATCTGAAATGTTGCCAGCATTTAGTGAGACTGCTAATGTTGAAAGAAAGCAAGATTTAAGTGAAGACCAAAGGGAGCACCAGAAGGCAGGATTAGGTGAAGGCGTCGAACCAATATCCAAAcggcaaatgaagaaactaatgaaacagaaacaatggGAAGAACAAAGAGAACTCCGCAA ACAAAAGCGGAAGGAAAAACGCAAGAGGAAGCAATTAGAGCGACAGTGTCAGCTGGAATCAAACTCAGATGGAAGTGACAGAAAACGTATTCGAAGAGATGTTGTTCACAGCACACTCCGCCTTATCATTGACTGCAGTTTTGACAGCTTGATGGTGTTAAAG GACATTAAAAAACTTCATAAGCAGATTCAACGGTGTTATGCAGAAAATCGACGAGCACTGCATCCTGTGCAG TTTTACTTGACAAGCCATGGAGGCCAGTTGAAAAAGAACATGGATGAAAATGACAAAGGATGGGTCAACTGGAAG GATATCCATATCAAACCAGAGCACTATAGTGAATTCATTAAGAAAGAAGACCTGATTTATCTGACATCAGATTCACCTAATGTACTAAAGGAATTAGATGAATCAAAGGCCTATGTGATTGGAGGATTAGTAGATCACAACCATCACAAg GGACTTACATATAAACAAGCATCAGATTATGGAATTGATCATGCACAGCTTCCCCTTGGAAATTTTGTGAAGATGAACAGTAGAAAAGTTTTGGCAGTTAATCATG TGTTTGAGATTATTCTGGAATACCTGGAAACAAGAGACTGGCAAGAAGCATTTTTCACTATCTTACCCCAAAGGAAGGGAGCTGTTCCCACAGACAAAGCCTGTGAAAGTTCCTCACATGACAAGGAATTCGCCACAGCTGAAGGTGGATTGAACAGTGATTCCAGTGAGGAGGAAAATAGCAGAAATGAGCAAAATTCACCACATGAAGAAAAGCAGGATAAAGAAAACAGCTCTGAGTCTACGGTGAACTCTGTACCAca
- the TRMT10A gene encoding tRNA methyltransferase 10 homolog A isoform X5, whose translation MLPAFSETANVERKQDLSEDQREHQKAGLGEGVEPISKRQMKKLMKQKQWEEQRELRKQKRKEKRKRKQLERQCQLESNSDGSDRKRIRRDVVHSTLRLIIDCSFDSLMVLKDIKKLHKQIQRCYAENRRALHPVQFYLTSHGGQLKKNMDENDKGWVNWKDIHIKPEHYSEFIKKEDLIYLTSDSPNVLKELDESKAYVIGGLVDHNHHKGLTYKQASDYGIDHAQLPLGNFVKMNSRKVLAVNHVFEIILEYLETRDWQEAFFTILPQRKGAVPTDKACESSSHDKEFATAEGGLNSDSSEEENSRNEQNSPHEEKQDKENSSESTVNSVPQVSCSHSPPLQDTVQDQQQDEVNNETKPQDGRTLGL comes from the exons ATGTTGCCAGCATTTAGTGAGACTGCTAATGTTGAAAGAAAGCAAGATTTAAGTGAAGACCAAAGGGAGCACCAGAAGGCAGGATTAGGTGAAGGCGTCGAACCAATATCCAAAcggcaaatgaagaaactaatgaaacagaaacaatggGAAGAACAAAGAGAACTCCGCAA ACAAAAGCGGAAGGAAAAACGCAAGAGGAAGCAATTAGAGCGACAGTGTCAGCTGGAATCAAACTCAGATGGAAGTGACAGAAAACGTATTCGAAGAGATGTTGTTCACAGCACACTCCGCCTTATCATTGACTGCAGTTTTGACAGCTTGATGGTGTTAAAG GACATTAAAAAACTTCATAAGCAGATTCAACGGTGTTATGCAGAAAATCGACGAGCACTGCATCCTGTGCAG TTTTACTTGACAAGCCATGGAGGCCAGTTGAAAAAGAACATGGATGAAAATGACAAAGGATGGGTCAACTGGAAG GATATCCATATCAAACCAGAGCACTATAGTGAATTCATTAAGAAAGAAGACCTGATTTATCTGACATCAGATTCACCTAATGTACTAAAGGAATTAGATGAATCAAAGGCCTATGTGATTGGAGGATTAGTAGATCACAACCATCACAAg GGACTTACATATAAACAAGCATCAGATTATGGAATTGATCATGCACAGCTTCCCCTTGGAAATTTTGTGAAGATGAACAGTAGAAAAGTTTTGGCAGTTAATCATG TGTTTGAGATTATTCTGGAATACCTGGAAACAAGAGACTGGCAAGAAGCATTTTTCACTATCTTACCCCAAAGGAAGGGAGCTGTTCCCACAGACAAAGCCTGTGAAAGTTCCTCACATGACAAGGAATTCGCCACAGCTGAAGGTGGATTGAACAGTGATTCCAGTGAGGAGGAAAATAGCAGAAATGAGCAAAATTCACCACATGAAGAAAAGCAGGATAAAGAAAACAGCTCTGAGTCTACGGTGAACTCTGTACCAca